One Natator depressus isolate rNatDep1 chromosome 6, rNatDep2.hap1, whole genome shotgun sequence DNA window includes the following coding sequences:
- the LOC141988475 gene encoding serine protease 27-like has translation MIMEHLCSLLAIALLATSLVQGAPVSQNQAGCGKRSVSGRIFNGEDAKDGAWPWQVSVQQNGFHICGGSLISESWVVSAAHCFNLSVAVSAYGVQLGENRIVSETPTESFSSVTRIIPHPNYNSSTFLADIALVELEKPIAFTASISPVCLLNASVHVPAGKPCWVTGWGNTLPQAVYKPPETLQELEVLTVDSTICNDCYREGLQEPSDYNPIKDDMICAEYPEGYKGFAWGDSGGPLVCEEGGTWYLAGIVSWVMAIKVNGVVSVAPGYPGVYNRPNAHNEWIKTNMPGVTFAEVNFTLISPHPSTTVTPNSVSSPLTIPRVLLAVLLWLTL, from the exons GCTGTGGCAAGCGTTCGGTCTCAGGGCGCATCTTCAATGGTGAAGATGCCAAGGACGGGGCCTGGCCCTGGCAGGTCAGCGTGCAGCAGAACGGCTTCCACATCTGCGGCGGTTCGCTCATCTCTGAGAGCTGGGTGGTGTCAGCAGCTCATTGCTTCAATCT GTCCGTAGCCGTTTCAGCATATGGGGTGCAGCTGGGTGAAAACCGGATTGTCAGTGAGACCCCAACTGAGTCGTTCTCATCGGTGACGCGGATCATCCCCCATCCCAATTACAACAGTAGCACTTTCCTTGCCGACATCGCCCTGGTGGAGCTGGAGAAGCCGATTGCGTTCACGGCCTCCATCAGCCCCGTGTGCCTGCTTAACGCCTCCGTCCATGTGCCCGCTGGGAAACCCTGCTGGGTGACTGGTTGGGGGAACACTCTCCCACAAG CGGTTTATAAGCCACCGGAGACACTGCAGGAGCTGGAGGTGCTCACCGTAGACTCCACCATTTGCAACGATTGCTACCGAGAAGGATTACAAGAGCCTTCAGATTACAACCCTATCAAAGATGACATGATTTGTGCTGAGTACCCGGAAGGCTATAAAGGATTTGCTTGG GGTGACTCTGGGGGACCCCTGGTGTGTGAAGAAGGCGGGACCTGGTACCTTGCTGGGATTGTGAGCTGGGTAATGGCGATAAAAGTGAATGGGGTAGTCAGTGTTGCCCCTGGTTATCCTGGAGTCTACAACCGTCCCAACGCCCACAATGAGTGGATCAAGACGAACATGCCTGGTGTGACTTTCGCGGAGGTGAACTTCACTCTGATCAGCCCCCATCCATCTACCACTGTCACTCCAAACAGTGTCAGTTCTCCTCTTACAATCCCCAGGGTCCTTCTAGCTGTGCTTCTGTGGCTGACCCTGTGA